The Moraxella osloensis genome contains a region encoding:
- a CDS encoding type II toxin-antitoxin system HipA family toxin: MKVRVLKLTLHGRLVGYLAGFDNGKNVLTFAQEFVMDDNRPTLSLTNRPDFPYANKRLSEQWVNRQRLNPLLSNLLPEGSLRLLLAQGLKIHQDNEFELLSYLGHDLPGALVAESVEPDAVPSYIFDSANIGHATTVTLPPHYPHFSLAGVQMKLSMKHQSGRFTLPNPNKDSDLGDWIIKTPSVVHQSVAENEYSMMTLAQMVGVDIPDIELVRLDKLDNLPILNLPSEPYAYAIRRFDRGSTIDDVNIQRIHSEDFAQVLGKYAHEKYQGGNYQQIAKILYQYSDNGIADVKQMARRLLVNILLGNGDAHLKNWSVIYPDGFGLRLSPAYDIVFTKAYISSETSLALNLGKSKNWYQIEFSDFEYWAKKADIPWRVVQSELKDVIAIARATWRDTLNNLPIVETQKQLLIEHWQHLPTDFRI; this comes from the coding sequence ATGAAAGTTCGAGTACTGAAATTAACTTTGCACGGTCGTTTGGTGGGTTATTTGGCGGGTTTTGACAATGGCAAAAATGTGCTAACCTTTGCACAAGAATTTGTCATGGACGACAATCGCCCTACGCTTAGTTTAACCAATCGCCCCGATTTTCCTTATGCGAATAAACGCTTGTCTGAACAATGGGTGAATCGCCAAAGGCTGAATCCGCTACTTTCCAATTTATTGCCAGAAGGGTCTTTAAGATTGCTGTTGGCACAAGGTTTAAAAATTCATCAGGATAATGAATTTGAGTTATTGTCTTATTTAGGTCATGATTTGCCTGGGGCGTTGGTAGCCGAAAGTGTTGAACCTGATGCCGTGCCTAGCTATATTTTTGATTCTGCCAATATTGGTCATGCTACGACTGTTACGTTGCCACCACACTACCCGCATTTTTCATTAGCGGGTGTGCAAATGAAACTTTCCATGAAACACCAAAGTGGACGTTTTACTCTGCCAAATCCTAATAAAGATTCGGATTTAGGGGACTGGATTATTAAAACACCGTCTGTGGTGCATCAAAGCGTTGCCGAAAATGAATATAGCATGATGACATTGGCTCAAATGGTAGGCGTTGATATTCCCGATATCGAATTGGTGCGTTTAGACAAGCTAGATAATTTGCCCATTCTCAATTTACCCAGTGAACCTTATGCCTATGCCATTCGGCGATTTGACCGTGGTAGCACGATTGATGATGTTAACATTCAACGTATTCATAGTGAAGATTTTGCTCAAGTTCTTGGTAAATATGCCCATGAAAAATACCAAGGCGGTAATTATCAGCAAATCGCCAAAATCCTTTATCAATATAGCGACAATGGGATTGCAGATGTCAAGCAGATGGCAAGACGATTACTGGTGAACATTTTATTAGGCAATGGCGATGCTCATCTCAAAAATTGGAGTGTGATTTATCCTGATGGTTTTGGTTTAAGGCTATCACCTGCGTATGATATTGTGTTTACCAAAGCCTATATCTCTAGCGAAACCAGTTTAGCGTTAAATCTTGGCAAGTCAAAAAACTGGTATCAGATAGAGTTTTCTGATTTTGAATATTGGGCAAAAAAAGCGGATATTCCTTGGCGGGTGGTTCAATCCGAACTCAAGGACGTGATAGCCATTGCAAGAGCGACATGGCGAGATACGCTAAATAATTTACCTATCGTTGAAACCCAAAAGCAACTGCTAATTGAACATTGGCAACATCTACCAACTGACTTTCGGATTTAA
- a CDS encoding helix-turn-helix domain-containing protein, translating into MNLLEQIKQRRIALKLKQKDMQMRIGVSRQQYQQIESKGNPRLDTLALIAKGLNSELMLIPNEKKRQVLAILNEDKAIKDDIQRLIDNPWQGLLEDMEA; encoded by the coding sequence ATGAATTTACTTGAGCAAATCAAACAACGTCGAATCGCTCTAAAGCTTAAACAAAAAGATATGCAGATGCGAATTGGTGTGTCACGACAACAGTATCAGCAGATTGAATCGAAAGGTAATCCCCGCCTTGATACGCTAGCGTTAATCGCTAAAGGTTTAAATTCTGAACTTATGCTTATCCCTAATGAAAAGAAAAGACAGGTTTTGGCTATTTTAAATGAAGACAAAGCGATAAAAGATGACATTCAACGCTTAATTGATAACCCATGGCAAGGCTTATTAGAGGATATGGAAGCATGA
- a CDS encoding RNA ligase, translating into MQKFILIRGHQGSGKTTFARQQQGKFAQAYPNATIVHLENDLLLTDENGMYCWSGDLVDKAQRQNLATFKNMLKQGQQHPNQDILIVNSNTNQKGSACIHLIKMAKKFGFEVEIYRLHNFFENTHNVKQADVLTAYINLNNSKLRDEIHVPAIKPIDALTQQLVNKMHVFSQGKLPFDEVQQTFVTDDYLTFARKNFVKKQSKNYPDLFVLKYARKVFYENGFDNALLEMRGLVIDKHNRIIVRPFNKVFNYSERIAKNSPYPIAMSDDRLVDAVVKVNGFLGVCTYVELDDNHPSTGASFDRQVLYSTTGSLDSSFALMTREHCTKYEPVFKQFANHTFLFEITDPSDIHIIPEAFGETLIGIRDVATGNLFSEQQLDEIGKKFGLKRPTTLKNVRFGELKTLLKTVKHEGFMVFDSQTQDLLFKLKSPYYLVSKFFGRSQEKNLGSKLSKQQVDEEYYPLIDHIKAHQDTFNQLDELQKIAFVQQFLEKLE; encoded by the coding sequence ATGCAAAAATTTATTTTAATCCGTGGCCATCAAGGCTCTGGGAAAACCACGTTTGCCAGACAGCAGCAAGGCAAATTTGCTCAAGCGTATCCCAATGCAACCATCGTCCATTTAGAAAATGACCTATTACTCACTGATGAAAATGGTATGTATTGTTGGTCAGGTGATTTGGTGGATAAAGCCCAACGTCAAAATCTTGCGACATTTAAAAATATGCTTAAGCAAGGGCAACAGCACCCTAACCAAGATATATTAATTGTCAATTCAAACACGAATCAAAAAGGTTCAGCTTGTATCCATTTGATTAAGATGGCGAAAAAGTTTGGCTTTGAGGTTGAAATTTACCGTTTACACAATTTTTTTGAAAACACGCATAACGTCAAACAAGCAGATGTGTTGACGGCTTATATCAATTTGAATAACAGCAAATTACGTGATGAAATCCATGTTCCTGCCATTAAGCCAATTGATGCGTTAACTCAGCAGTTAGTTAACAAAATGCATGTATTTAGTCAGGGTAAATTGCCATTTGACGAGGTACAACAGACGTTTGTCACCGATGACTATTTGACCTTTGCACGCAAAAATTTCGTCAAAAAACAAAGTAAAAACTATCCAGATCTGTTCGTTTTAAAATACGCGCGTAAGGTATTTTACGAAAACGGCTTTGATAATGCCTTGTTAGAAATGCGCGGACTTGTGATTGATAAGCATAACCGTATTATTGTGCGACCATTTAACAAGGTATTTAACTATTCTGAACGTATTGCTAAAAATAGTCCCTATCCCATTGCGATGAGTGACGATCGATTGGTCGACGCCGTGGTTAAGGTAAACGGATTTTTGGGTGTATGCACTTATGTTGAACTCGATGATAATCACCCAAGTACTGGTGCTAGCTTTGATCGACAAGTGCTATATTCGACTACTGGATCACTTGATAGCAGTTTTGCGCTCATGACGCGTGAGCATTGCACGAAATATGAACCTGTATTTAAACAGTTTGCTAATCATACCTTTTTATTTGAGATTACTGACCCAAGTGACATTCATATTATTCCTGAAGCCTTTGGTGAAACACTTATTGGTATAAGGGATGTAGCAACAGGCAACTTATTTAGTGAGCAGCAGTTGGATGAAATTGGTAAAAAGTTTGGTTTAAAACGCCCTACTACGCTAAAAAACGTCCGTTTTGGTGAGTTAAAAACCCTATTAAAAACCGTTAAACACGAAGGTTTTATGGTGTTTGATAGCCAAACGCAAGATTTATTATTTAAATTAAAGTCACCTTATTATCTGGTGTCGAAATTTTTTGGACGTAGCCAAGAAAAAAATTTGGGCAGTAAATTAAGTAAGCAGCAAGTGGATGAAGAATATTATCCACTGATTGATCATATCAAAGCACATCAAGATACGTTTAATCAGCTTGATGAATTACAGAAAATCGCTTTTGTCCAACAATTTTTAGAAAAATTAGAATAA